The following proteins are encoded in a genomic region of SAR324 cluster bacterium:
- a CDS encoding peptide ABC transporter permease (with OppABDF is involved in the transport of oligopeptides of up to 5 amino acids into the cell) has translation MSNSTPTRRSFLRDAIRRFSQNRLALLGLFLVGFILFLALFADLLSPFAYDRVYFDRVLLMPFDHPEHPL, from the coding sequence AACCAGACGTAGCTTTCTGAGGGATGCCATTCGGCGTTTTTCCCAGAATAGATTAGCTTTGCTCGGCTTGTTTCTTGTGGGATTTATTCTGTTCTTAGCACTCTTTGCGGATCTGCTTTCACCCTTTGCTTACGACCGAGTCTACTTTGATCGGGTGTTGCTGATGCCTTTTGATCACCCAGAGCATCCACT